The DNA window AGGCGCGTTCCACCAGATGGCAGCGGCCACCGTGGAACTCGATGGCGGCGATCTTTTCCGGCGAGGTGCTGGCCGGGATCACCGCGATGAACGGCACCCCCAGCAGGCGGGCGAAATACGCTTCGGACACCGCCGTGGAGCCGCTGGAGGCCTCGATGACCGGCCGCCCCTCGCGCAGCCAACCGTTGGCCAGCGCGTACAGGAACAGCGAGCGCGCCAGGCGGTGCTTCAGGCTGCCGGTGGGGTGGCTGGATTCGTCTTTGAAGTACAGCTCGATGCCCGGGTAGCCCGGCAGGTCCATCGGGATCAGATGGGTGTCCGCGGAGCGGTTGAAATCGGCTTCGATCTTGCGGATGGCCGCGGCCACCCATTCACGCTGCGACATGTCGACGAACAGTCAAGGAGATGCTGCATTCTACGTCGCCTTGCCACCGGGCCGCTAAACTGAACGGCCTGACGTTCCGTTTTCATGCACCCGAGGACCCCCATGACCCTTGCCTTCCAGTCCCAGCCCGGCGTGGCCGCCCAGCCGCCGGCTGAAACCACCGGTTTCGTTTTCAACCACACCATGCTGCGGGTGAAGGACATCACCGCCTCGCTGGACTTCTACACCCGGGTGCTGGGGTTCCAGCTGCTGGACCAGCGCGACTTCCCGGAAGCGCAGTTCAGCCTGTACTTCCTGGCCCTGCTGCCCGCGGGCACCGCCATTCCGGAGGGCGATGACGCCCGCCGCGTGTGGATGGCCGGCATTCCCGGCGTGCTGGAGCTCACCCACAACCACGGTACCGAGAAGCAGGACGGCCCGGTGTACCACGACGGCAATTCCGACCCGCGCGGCTTCGGCCACATCTGCGTGTCCGTGCCGGACATCAAGGCCGCCTGCAAGCGCTTTGACGACCTGCAGGTGCCCTACCAGAAGCGCCTGGAAGACGGCCGCATGAAGCATCTGGCCTTCATCAAGGACCCGGACGGCTACTGGGTGGAGATCATCTCCAACACCCCGGTCGCCTGATTGGCAATGGGGCGACGACCAACGGTCGTCGCCTACCGGGCACCGCGATGCCGGTAGATGACGACCGTTGGTCGTCATCCGAACCGCACGTCGCCACAACTCGCCCAGTGTTATACATGCCCCTCCTCATCACGAAGGACCCGGCATGGAAACCATGGAACTGCATCGCGGCCGCCTGATCGACCATATCCAGCTGGTGGTGCGTGACTTGCCCGCCAGCCGCCGCTTCTACCAGGCGGTGTTCGACACCATCGGCATTCCGGTGGCCGGCGAAGGTGAGGATTACTTCTGGGCCGATGAACTGTTCATCTCCACCGCCAGCAGCGAGGCGGCCGCCGGCGAGCTGACCGGGCGGCATCATCTGGCATTCCAGGCGCGCGATGCGGCCACGGTGGATGCGTTTCACAAGGCAGCGATTGCAGCTGGCGGGAAGGACAATGGTGCGCCCGGTGAGCGGCCGTATCATCCCGGGTATTACGGCGCGTTCGTGCTGGACCCGGATGGAAACAACATTGAAGTGGTGTACCACGGGCCGGCGACCTATAGCGCCGATTCGGTGAAGGTCACGTTCTGACCCTGAACTCTTCAGCGACGCGGACTCCCAATCTCACACATTGAGACCGAACGCCCCTACCGTTTCCGCATGGAAACGCTGCGCAAACTCGCCATCCTCGCCGACGCCGCCAAATACGATGCTTCCTGCGCCTCCAGCGGCGCAGGCAAGCGCGACTCGCGCGCCAGCGGCGGCATCGGCAGCACCGACGGCCCCGGCATCTGCCACAGCTACACCCCGGATGGTCGCTGTGTTTCCCTGCTGAAGATCCTGCTCACCAACTTCTGCATCTACGACTGCGCGTACTGCGTGAACCGCGTCTCCAGCAACGTGCAGCGCGCCCGCTTCACGGTCGAAGAGGTGGTCGCCCTGACCATGGACTTCTACAAGCGCAACTACATCGAAGGCCTGTTCCTTTCCAGCGGCATCATCCGCAACGCCGACTACACGATGGAGCAGATGGTCGAAGTGGCACGCCAGCTGCGCGAGGAGCACCGCTTCAACGGCTACATCCACCTCAAGACCATTCCAGAAGCCTCCCCGGAGCTTCTGGCTGCGGCCGGCCGTCATGCCGATCGCCTGTCGATCAATGTGGAGCTTCCGACCGAAGCGGGTCTGGCCAACTTTGCACCAGAGAAGTCGATGCCCTCGATCCGCAGCGCGATGGGTGAATTGCGTTGGCGCATCGAGGAAGCCAAGGAGGCGAAGGCCGCGCCCGCCGCCACCGTCGCACCGAGCGCCACGCAGACCGCAAAAGCCCCCCGACGCCGCCCCCGCGCTCCGCGCTTCGCCCCGGCCGGCCAAAGCACGCAGATGATCGTCGGGGCCGACGGAGCCAGCGACCAGCAGATCCTCACCGCTGCCGACAGCCTGTATGGCAACTACCGCATGCGGCGTGTGTACTACTCCGCGTTCAGCCCGATTCCCGATGCCAGCCGCATCCTTCCCGTGCAGGCCCCACCGCTCGCACGCGAGCAT is part of the Stenotrophomonas oahuensis genome and encodes:
- a CDS encoding putative DNA modification/repair radical SAM protein, with translation METLRKLAILADAAKYDASCASSGAGKRDSRASGGIGSTDGPGICHSYTPDGRCVSLLKILLTNFCIYDCAYCVNRVSSNVQRARFTVEEVVALTMDFYKRNYIEGLFLSSGIIRNADYTMEQMVEVARQLREEHRFNGYIHLKTIPEASPELLAAAGRHADRLSINVELPTEAGLANFAPEKSMPSIRSAMGELRWRIEEAKEAKAAPAATVAPSATQTAKAPRRRPRAPRFAPAGQSTQMIVGADGASDQQILTAADSLYGNYRMRRVYYSAFSPIPDASRILPVQAPPLAREHRLYQADWLLRFYGYDVEEITDTTQGGMLDLDIDPKMAWAIRHPERFPVDLNRAPKEMLLRVPGLGVRNVKRVLMARRHGRLRVADVARLRAPMSKLLPFVQLADHHPRNALDNPGALRARLAPPPKQASLFDAVAG
- the gloA gene encoding lactoylglutathione lyase, with translation MTLAFQSQPGVAAQPPAETTGFVFNHTMLRVKDITASLDFYTRVLGFQLLDQRDFPEAQFSLYFLALLPAGTAIPEGDDARRVWMAGIPGVLELTHNHGTEKQDGPVYHDGNSDPRGFGHICVSVPDIKAACKRFDDLQVPYQKRLEDGRMKHLAFIKDPDGYWVEIISNTPVA
- a CDS encoding VOC family protein; translated protein: METMELHRGRLIDHIQLVVRDLPASRRFYQAVFDTIGIPVAGEGEDYFWADELFISTASSEAAAGELTGRHHLAFQARDAATVDAFHKAAIAAGGKDNGAPGERPYHPGYYGAFVLDPDGNNIEVVYHGPATYSADSVKVTF